The DNA window GACCTGAGAAATGACAGACCCTGGGGGTGGTTCATTGGGAACCCAGAGCCTGCTCAGTCCATCTGCACTGCATAACCAGCAGCCCATGTCTTGAGGGACTGATGGACAGAAGTCTGTTTCTCATTGCTCTGAAAGCCATGGTCTGCTATGTGCCCCTGTCTTGTGAAGTACCCTCAGATGTCAGAAGGGGCCAAGAATgtccccctccccacctcactgcctcctgatcctcctccaaCACCATGACCCTGTGACAGTTTCAATAGTGAAACTGAGGACCACCAGTAAAAGTGAGGAACCCTGTAAGAGGGTGATCAGCTTCTCATCAGGTCACCAGAAGGACCAGCATGCCATGGGCCTGAGCTTGAGGTCTGTGTGGGcgtgtggaaggcagaggagatgggaaaggggtCTGAGGCCCAGCTCCAAAGTCCCTCAAGATGGGAAGAGAAACTTGGGAAATAAAAGGGCCGCACATCGCAGGTAGAATGGGTAAATAACATTATTATTGTTCTGACCTCTGGTGCCCCTGCCCGCCCACGCCCAGGCCACGAAGCTCAGCGAATCACGTACACAGGCGAAAGGATGCACTTGGGTGTTTACTGGGAGTGGGCTGGAGATCAGGCCTGACTGTCACACTTTCTTGGTGATATATTTGGGGGTCGCAAGCTCAAATATTCGGGGAGAAGCCTGGGCCACCAGAGAGGCCGGGGAGATATAGTATGGGTTATAGCCCTCGTTGAGATCCTTTCGTATTTTGGGCTGGGCAAGAGAGATGATCCGTGAACTGGCCACTGCTTTCTTGGTGACATCCAGGATCTCCCACTGAGGATTGCGATCAGGAACACATTTTTCTGACAGGGCCTTGGGTGCtagagggcagaagagaggaaTAATGCCAGACTCAGACTTTTCAGGCAAAGCTCCAAGCTTGGTCTGCCCACCAGCCAACGAGTGACAGAATCTGTGTGAGCCACATGCACAGTGTCACTCAGAGCACATGGCATCCACACACCGGAGTATTACACAGCCATGAACAGGGCAGGGGCTCAGAAACAACACAGAATAAGGGattggggcgggggagggaggaGCTCAAGGACAGGGAGAGGACCAGACACAAAAGGACACACAACATAAGAGTCCAAGACAGGAAACATCCACTGCAGGTGAATCCAGAAAAGAAAGTAGATTCAGGGGTGCAGGAGACCAGGGAGGAAACCCAAGAGACTGTTCATGAGGACAAGATTCTCTTTTGTGGTgatagaatgttctagaactgGTTAAAGGATGATTGGACAACTTTGTGAAAATATCGAAAACCAACTTTCAAGAGAGTGAATTGTGAAGATGTTTCAGTTGGTCACGGTGCTCAGAAAAGAGGCCGAAGCTACCAAGGAGAGAATGGGTCCATCTCCACCTGGACATGATGGCAGTGGTGAAAAAAGGAAGAGCCTGGCCTTTGGGGCTGCTATGAGATGGGGTGTATGGTTACAGGCTTCTCCCTGGCTGGAgcctctgggccttttccttGCCAGCCCATCTCACACTCCCATACTCCCAAAACAGAGCATCTGTAGCCTCCCTGTCTGCCTGGGTCTCAGTGAAGATGGACGAGGCCCCCAGGGCCAACAGCCTGACTGCATAGAGGCCCTGGGGAGAGAAATGGAACCCTATGATGctgaatcaccatggaaacacacctctgggcatgtctgtgagaacCTTTCTAGAAAGGTTGAACAGAGCCAGCAAAGTCCACCCTGAACATAGCAGCACTGTCCCAGGGACTgtcccttcaaactgtgagccaaaagcaGACCTTCCTTAAGTGCTTTCTTTGGGTATTTCTGTCACAAGAGGGAAAGCAGCTATTGCAAGCCCTTTCCCTCAAAACCCAAGAGGCCCCCAGGCTGGGTCACAGCTCTACTGGCAAAGGTCCTGGGACAGAAATGAGCCAGTGCCTCCCTGGACTAGGGACATTGAAGCTCTCAGCCATTGTAACTCCTAAggttttctctctttaaaaatgattttattgttctatatgtatgagtgtttttgtcCATGTGCACATCTGCACaccacatgaatgcctggtgccctcagaggccagaagagagtgttggattccctggagctggagttactgatggttttgagctgccatataggtgctgggaggaatcaaacctaggtcctctggaagagcagccagtgctcttaaccaatgagccatctctctagcccaacacCTGGGCACTTAAACTCTGTGAAGCATAGCATGACTGTGGAGAAGAGagaaccccccaccccacctcccgcCCAGCCCCGCCCCAACAGGACTGACAGAAGCAGAACTGGGCGTGCTCTTACCCATAGCTAAACACACACATTTGCCAGCAACAGAGCAAGTGCCTGGTGTAGCCCAGCACCAAGAAGTGCTGGTCACAGTCCTTTGTGGCTGGGCACTTGTGTCTAACAGCAAAGCCTGAGGCTGCCCTCACCcacagtgtacacacacaaagacatgcatgctcacacatgctcacaccacCTTGGACTCAGCCCTCACCATCTGGTATTGCGAGAACAAACAagtgaacaaacagaaaaccccacAGGTAAAAATTTTAAGAGTACAAGGCAAGATTGGAAGGAATAACTTCAGGGAGTCTGACAAAGGATTGAATTATCATCCTCTATAAAAAGCAGCTGCAAACTGTACACCAAAACTCAGGGCAGAGAtagctggggaggaggtggggaagacAATGCAAAAGTCCAGCCTCCTAATCGACAGGCATCGGCCAAGAACAGCACAGACACTGTGGCTCTTCAAGCTGATGGATGCTCAGGTCCAGCACACGGTGAACAGAACAAAGACACACCTAAACATGCATCACTCATAAGTGGTGATGCCATATGCAAAAAATATGTAGACTATGCCAGGGCTCCCTGTCTGAGGAAAACAGGGTACAGGAATAACATGGGGGGAGAGTCCCGAGGCCGACAATATGTTAGGTTATCCACTGAAGGTCACCAAAAACCCATCGGCTGCTGTGTACTGGAAGGGGGAGTCTCGGGGACCCCAGTGTGCTAAAGGCACAGCCCACTGGATTCTGGCCTGGTATAtgtggggtgagggtggagggACAGCCTAGAAGAGGCATCTGAACTTGACCACACAGGCTCTGCactgtgtgtatgaagtgtgtgaCCTCTAAGCTGTGATATTAGATTATTACTTTCACTTCCTTTTCTAGGCACTTTTGTCTTTTCCATGAAGAGTGCATACTATTGTTACTGGTGAATGGCGACTCGACTTTCACACAGATGGGAATCAAACGAGTAATTGTTTCAAAGCAACCCTCACAGCTCAGTCTGGCTGCCAGCTGTATACCCTCAGCTTCATGTCCGCACACGCTTTCTTTGCTATGACCTCTGATAGTTCCCAGGTTTCAGACATTCTACAGTTGAGGATGATGAAGCTCAAGGAAACATACTCCTGGCAAACACGGGCTCATCTCCTCATCCACACCCAGGAGGGTAGCCACTCACTTGCCAACTGAAGGAGGCGGTTATGATCCGACACGTGAGGCTTGGGCTTCGGCATAGGGTCCCACTCTTCCATCAGGATGGCTGGGGGCCTGGGCTTTGCCAGGTTAAGGGTCCGTGGGGTGGGGACTGCCGTTTGGGCTGCTCTGGATACCTGGGAAATCTGGAAACAGGAGCGGAGGGCAAGAGTGAAGCAGCCATGACTCCTCAAGCCTGTGGAACAGGAGTACCCTGACTCCCAGGGAGAAATTAGGTTTGCAATATGCTCAACAAGGATTAGTGGCCTTAGTACACCAAGAGCCCCTCTGAGGACACTGCAAGACAGCAGTGCTCTCATCTGACTTGGCAAAAgtaaatcataaaacaaaataccagaaaTCATAATAGCCcagcatggtgtcacatgcctttaatctggcATTTGGGAGGACAGAGGCAGATATATCcatgtgagtctgaggccagcctggtgtacagactgaaaccttgtctccaagtgaattagatacatacatacatacatacatacatacatacatacatacacacacattagatagatgatagatatatagatagttacatagatagatagatggtagatagatacaCAGATGGCAGATATAGTAGATAGATGAGTGATAGatgagatagatgatagatagttatatagatacatagatgatacagagatagatagatgatagacagacagacagacagacagataacagagagaagacaggCTATCCCTGGACAATCACTTGAAAATACTGGTGATGATGTGGTAGCAAAGACACCGTGCACAACAGCAGGACAGCAACTCTGTACACAGCTTTGAGGTGTCTTTGTGACTCGGAGTGAACCCCGAGGCTCTGGCATCAATgcatagaacacacacaaaaccagcagGTAGCTGTGCTGAATTCACCTGATCAATGTGAGGCACGGGTTCAAATGCATCCACATAAGCCAAGTGTAtaacagagggagggaggtggacaCCAGTCCCCAGCAAAGATGAAGACAGAATGAGCTCCTGAGATGCAGTGGGAATATGAAGATGCCACAAGGGGCTGCTAAGGTGGAGGGGGAGCCACGGAGGTGCTGCTGAAGTGGGAAAAAGAGGTAGGCCAAAGAGCATATATCACTAAgatatgttctttttaaaaatattttttgtaatttttgtgtCTGGGCATGACATGCATGCACTGCCTTCagtagccagaagagggtgccaaatcctctagaactggagtcatCACCAGCAGGCGTGTGCTGTGGatggagcccaggtcctctggaaaagtagctagTACTcataacagctgagccatctctccagcccccaaaccacTGTCCAAGGCCTCAGAATTAGATCTGTGGCTGCTGCTCATCACCCACCTTTGAAAAGCCCCTGCAATTCCCAGCCTGAGTCTTCCCCACTGACCCTCTCACAGGTCTCTTAACCTTGCTCCctcacaggcccagagagaagtCTAGCCGGGCTTGTTGGGCTCTGCAAAAGCCAATGCACAGAGGATGCAGTGCCAGCCCTTGTGAGTTGGTTTCAGGACTTCATGATGGGAGACCAGGCCAGTGACCACAGTGAAAAGACACTCCAAGGCCTTGTGTGGGACTAGTGTGACTGAGAAGTTGTTCTAGGCAAAGCCAGGGCTTGGCTGAGGCTAGACCTTCACCTGTTACAGGGGAGCAGCTTGCAGAAGGATAGGAAGTTCCCAGTGGGGTCTCAACTCCAGGCCCAGAAACCTGAACTCTTCAGAGGATCCTGGCAACTCCAGAGGCCTTAGGGGATTGCAGCAGGAAGAATGTGGGTGCTTCACACCCAGTgtgagggtggggcaggaggcAGTGGGTGGGAAGAACTTGTTTGGATCCAAATGAAATCCAAGTCACCATTAAGACTAGCAGGGAATTCAGTGAGGGCCACACTTTTGGAATGTTAAggaattattcattatttttttttagtgtgtttttgttctgcttttaaattttacttggTCTATTAGAAATGTGTATGGGAGTGTTATGAGGGAGATGGTATATTGCTGGgacctgttttgtgtttttgaaactgggtctcacgtagcccaggttggccttgaacttgttaagTAGTtgaaggtggccttgaactcctgaccctcctacATCCACCCCATGAATGCCATGAAtgacagatatgtgccaccacacctggctgaactttggtttggtttggttttaggtaggggttgtttgtttttgtttctgagacagggtctctcttcatAGCCCTGAccatcctagaattcactatgtagtctaggctggacttgaactcacacaggtcctcctgtctcctgcctcttcctgcctcctccaacctcctcctgcctctgcagtgctgggattaaaggcatgcaccaccatgcctggcaggactttggttttggagacagggtttctcactaacTCTGGGGTTCACTGACTCaactagactgtctggccagggAACTCCAGctgaactttaaaattattttacaaagcaGGTTCAGATGACCACAGAGTGACTGGTCACATCCCTTTGGGTGGTGTCACTTCACAGTGGAGCCCCCATGCCAGCTAGACACCAGATGCTAGGTTGACTTTGAGTGATCAAGAagctttgggggctggagagatggctcagaggttaagagcactgactgttcttccagaggtcctgagttcaattcccagcaaccacatggtggctcacaactatctttatgagatctggtgccctcttctagagtgcagatatacatggaggcagaatgttgtacacataataaataaaattaaaaataaaattaaaaaaaaaagctttagaaTCCCAGGAGGCCTCAGAGGGCAGGAGAGGTGAAAAGGATCAAGGgccagagtgggggtggggacaaagTTTTCCAGATGAACCAGTGAACCCACCCACCTTATAAAGGCTGCACCTGGTCTGTCCCCTCACCTACACCCAAATGCAGCTGCCCCCACTGTCCCTCCCACTTGGAGGGTGTGGCAAGCACCACCTACCTCAGACATATCGATGCTCCAGATGTTATTGCGAACCTTTGGAGTAGCCAGTTGCTTCAGCCGGTTAGAAGGTTGATACTCCAAAGTGGACCGAGGGATGGGCCAGATGGGTGTGGTCCTAAAAGGCACCCAGAGTTCAGCCATCATCCTGCCCCTCTGGAGAGCCATGAGGGGCTAACCATGTATGTGGTCTTTCTCAGACTGCTCAGAATGCTCCTGGGATGTGTGAACCTCAGGGCACTGGGGCAGGAAATGCCTCCCAGAGGAGATCCAGCAAGGGCCAAAACGGGCCTCTCCCAGGTGTGTCCAGTCCAGAGTGAGGTACCCTTGGGTATGtactttctttttccactttCCCAGGTGGTAAAGGGCCAGCCGAGGTCCCCATCAGGAGCCAGAGACAACGGGTCCTGTGACTGCCCCAGAAGATTGGGAAGGCAACTACCCTAAGCTCAAAGGGTAAAACCGGGTCCCATCTCTGCCATGTCCAGGAGTAAACTCTGCCACAAGAATGCCACTGCTGACAGATCTTCTGTGATCACTAAAGCCTCCCCTTCCAGCAGCTGCCAGAGGCTGGAATGCGGCGGCTCACTCTGAAATCCACCCCAGTGATAGGAGCATTGCCATCCACAGGTGAGCTTGACTTTAGCCTCATCCCACTCAGGTGACAACATGGCACTGATGCAGAATGGGACTGTGCATAAACACAGGTGGGAAAACCCAGGATCCCACAGTGGTGGCATGGGGACCACTTCAGCCCTCAGTGGGGTATATTTTCTCTGTGCACAAAGACAGCAAAgcctttggggagccccttttgagggccttaccctgcctggggagtggagggggggatggctaggggcaggtgggatgttgagggtaaggggggggagagggagaagggattgacatgtgaagcaagcttgttcctaatttgaactaataaaataaaataaaaaagtataatgCAATTTTTGGGGAAAATGATCTCAATCACACATGTACAATAAAGCTTAagatgtgacaaaaaaaaaaaaaaaaggacagcaaAGCTTTGCCTGGGTGGCTCTGAGGACAGGGTTCAGAATGCATGATTGGCCCTCCAGGTCCCTCCTCTGTTACCTATAGTCATGAACGCCAATGACACAAGGCCAGGTTGATCACCTATGGGTGCTATCCCCATGACCCCCAAGGTCAGTCAACCATGGGACGTTGGCTAGGAGCTCTTGAGACTCAAGTCCCAGAAGTGAGATTTGCTAAGCCCATCCCAGAAAGAAGCGGGAGGAGGCTCAGCGCCTCAGTCCCTCAGTCCCTGCTGTCCTCTCTCACCTGTTGTTGTTGTAATACTCGAGGTAGAACCTCTTGGGCCTTGACAGCTCCTCCACTCGGCGGGACACCGCTGAATGGAAACGGTCCAGTCACCACAGCTACACTGGGCCCCGCGGGAGCCACCCTCTACCCCAGGGCTCTACTCAGCCCTCCGCCAGTACAGCAGGGGCACAGCCAGAGACATAGGTGAGCATTGCCAAAAAGTGTTGACAGCCATCCTACCATAGGCAGGACAGGCATAAAACAGTGGAGAACAGGACCACAAGACTATGATTCTTTCCACCCCAGGGTTGAACACAAGAGGCTCATAAACTGGGGTTTTGTTGGAAGTTATTGCCAGCCTAGGTTTTCTAGGGTACATGGGCCGTGGCCGAGTCTGGAGCCCCAGGAGAGACCCTGCTTGGCTCCGCTCATTCACATAGGAGCTCTTGTTGGCCGGGGGCGGGGGTGGCACTTTATTTGGAGGAGTCCATGCTATCAAAAAAGATGGATCCCATTTGGGGAGGAAGATGGGATCTCTATAAAACAAATACTAGCCCTGCCCAGATTTGCCTTGAAGACTGCCCTGAATCCCTCCCCCTGTGATACAGCTACAGGGTTCTAGCCACtcagggaggtgggggaagacTGGAGTCCTGGGAGGTGGGTGGAGGCTAGGTGGCCACATGCTGAATGGAACCAGCAGGCCCAAGGCCAGGCAGAGGacacccaggctgccctggagaGACAGAACCTACCAGGGACCGTGA is part of the Cricetulus griseus strain 17A/GY chromosome 5, alternate assembly CriGri-PICRH-1.0, whole genome shotgun sequence genome and encodes:
- the Theg gene encoding testicular haploid expressed gene protein isoform X2, with the translated sequence MGELGEHRASLLNNFVLEAKASGASGHGQSDTLGSGNMGLQSTTFESPWLQSSQATHAGLASEDTEEDVPPEEVPGEELLEIPNLDDRLRRELEVEVVEMSQLSISEPTPSISIARGRRKKSRRLMELAKPKTNWQCLRDRPSVYWTERFMEDTTLTITVPAVSRRVEELSRPKRFYLEYYNNNRTTPIWPIPRSTLEYQPSNRLKQLATPKVRNNIWSIDMSEISQVSRAAQTAVPTPRTLNLAKPRPPAILMEEWDPMPKPKPHVSDHNRLLQLATPKALSEKCVPDRNPQWEILDVTKKAVASSRIISLAQPKIRKDLNEGYNPYYISPASLVAQASPRIFELATPKYITKKV
- the Theg gene encoding testicular haploid expressed gene protein isoform X1, whose protein sequence is MGELGEHRASLLNNFVLEAKASGASGHGQSDTLGSGNMGLQSTTFESPWLQSSQATHAGLASEDTEEDVPPEEVPGEELLEIPNLDDRLRRELEVEVVEMSQLSISEPTPSISIARGRRKKSRRLMELAKPKTNWQCLRDRTGCCCKGYAWISPHKSNLQFCLYWPSVYWTERFMEDTTLTITVPAVSRRVEELSRPKRFYLEYYNNNRTTPIWPIPRSTLEYQPSNRLKQLATPKVRNNIWSIDMSEISQVSRAAQTAVPTPRTLNLAKPRPPAILMEEWDPMPKPKPHVSDHNRLLQLATPKALSEKCVPDRNPQWEILDVTKKAVASSRIISLAQPKIRKDLNEGYNPYYISPASLVAQASPRIFELATPKYITKKV